GGCTGCGCGCCTGCGCGCGGGCCACCACGGCATCGGGTTCCTGCAGCGCTTCGATGGCGCGGGCGCGCCAGTAGACCCAGTCGCTGTCGGCACGCTGCGCGGGGCTCATGGCGTAGATGGCGTCGCGCACCGCGGTCCAGCGGCCCAGGCGCAGACCGGCGCGCGCCATCCAGGCCAGGTGCTCGTCGGTCATGTGCTGCAGCTCGCCACGGGCGTAGAAATCGAGTGCGTCGGTCTGCAGGCGCTGCGCCGCGCGGCGGCCGATCGCGCCCCAGGCGTGGCTGCGCTCTTCGGCCGTGAGCTGGGTGCGCCACTTGAGGCTTTCGAGCTCCCTGGCCGCGGCATTGGGATCGACCGCCGCCAGGCGCAGCAGCGCGAGCGTGACCAGCTCCTTGGTGCGCGGGCGGATCGCGGTGATCTTGTCGTCGAGGTAGCGCGCGGGGTCGGCCGCGATGCCGTCGATCTGCGCCGCGCGTTCGGGGTCGATCAGGGCCACGGCCTGGCTCGCGGCGCGCGGGCGGTTCACCTCCATCATCGCGCGGGCGCGCTGCCACACCACCGCGGGCTTGAGGTGGCCGCTGGCGAGCAGGGCCTGGGCCGCGGTGGCGCAGCCGTCTTCGGCGTCGCGCTGCGCGAGCCAGAGTTCGCGCACGCGTTCGGCCGCGACCTCGGGCGGCAGGCGGCTGCCCGCGGCGTCGAGCATCACGGTGTAGCAGGTGACCTGGCGGTCGTCGTTCATGCGGAACAGCGGGCGCTCGGCCTCGAAGCGCGCCCAGTCGCGGCGCTTGCCCAGCTGCAGCAGCCAGTCGTTGCGCAGGCGGTCTTCCCAGTAGGTGCCGGCCATGGCGTCGAGCGCGGCGCGGATCTCGGTGGGTGATGCGGTGTCGAGGCGCACGCGCATGTCCCAGTAGCGCGCCAGCGGTTCGAGCACGTGGCCGCGCACGGTGGGCAACAGCCGCGCGAGTTCGGCGCTCTGGCCGCGGCTGTAGGCGGCGCGCATGTCGAGCAGGGCCTTGTCGCCCACGGTCTGCGATGACGCAAGAACGGGCAGCAGGAGCGCCCCCATAATCAGGCGGCGGCCCAGTCGCGTGGCATGCCACAGCGGTGCGGTCAACGGCATTTCACTTCCTGGCTCTCGAGCAATTCGGACACACGAGGATTATGGACAGCAAGCCCGGTGAGAGTTCCCATTCCCCCGACGGCCGCACGGCCGGCGGCAGCCCGGGCGAGACCAAGGCGCGCTGGCGCAAGGCGCTGATCGACAAGCGCCAGTCGCTGCCCGACCGGCTGTGGCGCAACGACCAGCTGCAGCGCGTGATGCGCGTGTTCCTCGTGAACCGGCCCGACACCGTGATCGGCGCCTACTGGCCGATCAAGGGCGAGTTCGATCCGC
This is a stretch of genomic DNA from Hydrogenophaga crocea. It encodes these proteins:
- a CDS encoding lytic transglycosylase domain-containing protein; the protein is MPLTAPLWHATRLGRRLIMGALLLPVLASSQTVGDKALLDMRAAYSRGQSAELARLLPTVRGHVLEPLARYWDMRVRLDTASPTEIRAALDAMAGTYWEDRLRNDWLLQLGKRRDWARFEAERPLFRMNDDRQVTCYTVMLDAAGSRLPPEVAAERVRELWLAQRDAEDGCATAAQALLASGHLKPAVVWQRARAMMEVNRPRAASQAVALIDPERAAQIDGIAADPARYLDDKITAIRPRTKELVTLALLRLAAVDPNAAARELESLKWRTQLTAEERSHAWGAIGRRAAQRLQTDALDFYARGELQHMTDEHLAWMARAGLRLGRWTAVRDAIYAMSPAQRADSDWVYWRARAIEALQEPDAVVARAQARSLYESIASTSDFHGMLALETLGVPITTPPAPAPLTAEERRAAENDPGLRRALAAMRLGLRSEGVREWNYQVALHNTGGMADRELLAAADLACREQIWDRCINTSQRTRDLIDPAQRFPTPYREQVVARAQAIGLDPAYVYGLIRQESRFVTEARSSVGASGLMQVMPATARWTAQKIGLSDFRPHQINERDTNIQIGTAYLKFALDDFEGSMPLAAAAYNAGPGRARQWRNGPVLPGDIWAENIPFEETRDYVQRVLTNTTLYAAQLTGQPQSLRARLGTVGPRSATAGAVNAELP